A window from Solanum stenotomum isolate F172 chromosome 7, ASM1918654v1, whole genome shotgun sequence encodes these proteins:
- the LOC125871844 gene encoding S-protein homolog 2-like — protein sequence MALYFNIFFFLLLLLITPNLDLSLAKGCFFSPTYQVRIINKLPSNTPQLQVHCASKDDEIANDYLDIDEDLYWSFCESFFENTLYFCHFWWGSMNKSITVFDDAGSCVHHGLYANYLNYCKWEVRQDGFYLEMYNTTDIKNTSYFMYHNNYWS from the coding sequence ATGGCTCTTTATTTCaacatctttttcttcttgttattgttattgataACTCCTAATCTTGACCTTTCGCTAGCGAAAGGTTGCTTTTTTTCACCAACATATCAGGTACGTATTATCAACAAACTTCCTAGTAATACCCCACAATTGCAAGTTCATTGCGCGTCAAAGGATGACGAAATTGCAAATGACTATCTTGACATAGATGAAGATTTATATTGGTCGTTTTGCgagtcattttttgaaaatactttatatttttgtcactTTTGGTGGGGTTCAATGAATAAGTCTATTACAGTGTTTGATGATGCAGGATCTTGTGTCCACCATGGTCTGTATGCAAATTATTTAAACTATTGTAAATGGGAAGTAAGGCAAGATGGTTTTTATTTAGAGATGTATAATACTACTGATATTAAGAATACGTCATATTTTATGTATCACAATAATTATTGGTCTTAg